A single genomic interval of Spinacia oleracea cultivar Varoflay chromosome 6, BTI_SOV_V1, whole genome shotgun sequence harbors:
- the LOC110805838 gene encoding probable purine permease 5 yields the protein MKLWEIYKGKPFTYWILLLLSGSAMLIAFPASSLLSRLYFSNGGKSKLIISWVAVAGWPLTSFALFPTYIFCNKFPTRLNLKVTLSFAVVGFLSAVDNLLYAYAYAYLPASTATLLTSSSLIFSAFFGYLLVGNRVNASTINSIVMITTALTIIALDSDSDLYGNVSKTQYTIGFMCDILGSALHGLIFALSELVFVKLLGRNSFHVVLEQQVMVSLFAFVFTTLGLVVGRSFQGMEEEARNFKGGVNSYCLVLIWSAITFQIGVFGATTVLFLASTMLAGVLNAVRVPLTSIAAVILLNDPMSGFKILSLVVTFWGFCSYIYGSRYFQKNVHSQTTNQP from the coding sequence atgaaactttGGGAAATATACAAAGGAAAACCTTTCACATATTGGATTCTTCTACTCCTTAGTGGTAGTGCAATGCTTATTGCATTCCCTGCTTCTAGTCTTCTGTCGCGTCTTTATTTTTCCAACGGGGGGAAAAGCAAATTGATTATATCATGGGTTGCAGTTGCAGGATGGCCATTAACTTCTTTCGCCTTATTCCCTACTTACATCTTTTGCAACAAATTTCCTACgcgtttgaacttgaaagtcacTCTTTCTTTTGCAGTAGTGGGATTCCTAAGTGCAGTTGATAACCTCTTGTATGCATATGCTTATGCCTACCTTCCAGCATCAACTGCTACTCTTCTGACATCTTCATCCCTCATATTTTCTGCATTTTTTGGTTATCTCCTTGTTGGAAACCGAGTAAATGCTTCAACTATAAACTCTATTGTCATGATTACCACAGCTCTGACTATTATTGCATTAGATTCAGACTCAGATTTGTATGGTAATGTCAGTAAAACCCAGTACACCATTGGATTTATGTGTGACATCTTGGGATCTGCTCTCCACGGACTGATATTTGCGCTCTCTGAACTGGTATTTGTGAAGCTCTTAGGAAGAAACTCGTTTCATGTTGTGCTTGAACAGCAGGTAATGGTTTCATTATTTGCATTCGTATTTACAACATTAGGCCTGGTTGTGGGGAGGAGTTTCCAAGGGATGGAAGAAGAGGCCAGAAATTTCAAGGGAGGAGTAAATTCATACTGCTTGGTCCTCATTTGGAGTGCAATAACGTTTCAGATTGGAGTGTTCGGTGCCACGACTGTACTGTTTTTAGCATCAACCATGCTTGCAGGAGTCCTTAATGCAGTCAGAGTGCCACTCACAAGCATTGCAGCAGTCATACTGTTAAATGATCCCATGAGTGGTTTTAAAATCCTCTCTTTGGTTGTTACTTTCTGGGGATTTTGTTCTTACATTTATGGGAGTAGATATTTTCAAAAGAATGTTCATTCTCAAACTACTAATCAGCCTTGA